In Perca flavescens isolate YP-PL-M2 chromosome 7, PFLA_1.0, whole genome shotgun sequence, the following proteins share a genomic window:
- the bltp3a gene encoding UHRF1-binding protein 1 — MAGIIKKQILKHLSRFTKNLSPDKINVSTLKGEGQLSNLELDEEVLQNMLDLPTWLAVTRVYCNKAAIRIQWTKLKTSPICLFLDKVEVEMRTCEEPRPPNGPSPIAITAGQSEYGFAEKVVEGMSVRINSITIKVQARAFHASFELWQLQGNSLNPKWQRTDLRYTRVPDPKRGEVLTFKEINWQSLRIEADAMESDDQDLSSTPLRLITNQGRIRIALKRRIKDCNVLASKLLFILDDLLWVLTDSQLKAIIHYAKSLSEAMEKSAQQRKSSTAESLQTAPPSPGLHNLWTEPPPAPIGTPSNASQYFDLYDVKESSYHTFISRLDLHICNDNSSMDEDEAPPPGLQGAMQLTFRKLGFDYYPVHRPADGCRHWERHSGAMEAQAQWAGKLLQEYQRRVEASGFPGPHTEGPPPTKDSTAKPMQDGQSSPKSSPSDTEQASSRNSVTAPSRSSLKRLRSSCVVVRMDDVDIHQVSTRGRQNKKTRSLISCNRKALRLPDNVPAVHLQFTEYYFPDNPSFSVPTSNLYGQLNGLQLCVDPASVLWVNLFSRGLLHTLDQVKAFYHLQDSSRAEEHVDIRMDAAQLKLIIPLDFSILDHPERPQSLSVTVPQMVLSNTRLCPHGSRADLSSTIDKFASCPFFQHTPPCPYPRDQSAFHPIPSTFLQHSQETAPQSLDRKQLRSQDVWSLSLSRATLGFDGARRFPKSRTQPFVEPFAMSVWMCQPSAFKNGSSSSSSSPSGARQPSSEQDEALLASIHFLAHTITPVKLWLNHYQYVALLRMKDAMARLGAELGRDLRDVKQAHGQKTKPATVSLALLVDSAELGLLLPPVCTDPEEEIPHTPETDSPSITDSDISPTHHSAVLENSELENGISSTNTVNVFGQDEQDGVVEEACEAVEEGLEGDGLTTQEDTSVLSPPLSPGHSPALSRKPSNFSLEGELSSAITVTKDVTKDAISASLDLTKGAFSITKDAFSMLSRGSGMSKLFSPQAKEQVQRSEESSPSLAASLRHQSMKQSPSQHSFDSAILDGSLPDEYLSVDSDVSDNFVVLMDSESGMESMRPNNTPAGSRGSPAPGTEGGSLADLSSSLSQSIEDVSQDMSSVLLLILSGTACTVEVKGEDQVVAVEAQNLSPVQLGNIRVSDLLAGLIQAPVGPVQKQGTRGSPVVCMRAETGPSAVRHSALAESLGFLDMRVQDCKAELLASTVANIGPFLEDEFSTDGQPMKLHMSNISIIMKDDSPKIYPTAPQSVPASFIVDQLLLERCDDGIVRLKAEGTDPKASAGVPVAGPNNPNHPCSVQQQSQRQTSESQLSDALAALTQALSDRERLLLEVRKHDPTFTL, encoded by the exons ATGGCCGGAATTATTAAAAAGCAAATTTTGAAACATTTGTCAAG GTTCACCAAGAATCTGTCCCCGGACAAGATCAATGTGAGTACGTTGAAGGGGGAGGGGCAGCTGTCCAACCTCGAGCTTGATGAAGAGGTTCTGCAGAACATGCTGGACCTTCCTACCTGGCTGGCTGTCACCCGGGTCTACTGCAACAAAGCTGCCATCAGG ATACAATGGACAAAGTTGAAAACAAGCCCCATCTGTCTG TTCTTGGATAAGGTAGAGGTAGAAATGAGGACATGTGAGGAGCCACGTCCACCTAATGGCCCCTCTCCTATAGCTATTACAGCAGGCCAGAG CGAGTACGGCTTTGCAGAGAAAGTGGTGGAGGGCATGTCTGTTAGGATCAACTCCATAACCATCAAGGTGCAGGCACGTGCCTTCCACGCCTCTTTCGAGCTCTGGCAGTTACAAGGCAACAGCCTCAACCCCAAATGGCAACGCACTGACCTCCGCTACACTCGTGTCCCCGACCCAAAGAGAGGAGAG GTGTTGACATTCAAAGAAATAAACTGGCAGAGTCTACGAATCGAGGCAGATGCCATGGAGAGTGACGACCAGGACCTCAGTAGCACCCCATTACGTCTAATCACCAACCAGGGTCGCATTCGCATCGCTCTAAAACGCAGA ATAAAGGACTGTAATGTGCTGGCGTCCAAGCTGCTTTTCATTCTGGATGACCTGTTGTGGGTGCTGACGGACTCTCAGCTCAAAGCCATCATACATTACGCCAAATCTCTCAGCGAGGCCATGGAGAAGTCTGCCCAGCAGAGGAAGAGCAGTACTGCTGAATCCCTACAG ACTGCTCCTCCATCGCCTGGCCTCCAcaacctttggacagagcccccacctgcccccattgGCACCCCCAGCAACGCCAGTCAATACTTTGATCTCTATGATGTCAAGGAGTCTTCTTACCACACCTTCATATCCCGGTTGGACTTACACATATGCAATGACAATTCTTCAATGGATGAAG ATGAGGCTCCCCCACCAGGCTTGCAAGGTGCCATGCAGTTGACATTCAGGAAGCTGGGTTTTGACTACTATCCTGTCCACAGGCCTG CTGATGGATGTCGACACTGGGAACGCCACAGTGGAGCCATGGAGGCTCAGGCCCAGTGGGCTGGGAAACTGCTGCAGGAGTACCAGAGGAGAGTAGAGGCTTCTGGGTTTCCTGGACCACATACTGAGGGGCCCCCGCCAACCAAGGACTCTACTGCAAAGCCAATGCAAG ATGGACAGTCTAGTCCCAAGTCCAGCCCCTCTGACACAGAGCAGGCATCCAGCAGGAACTCTGTCACAGCTCCTTCACGGTCATCACTGAAGAGGCTGCGGTCTAGCTGTGTGGTGGTCAGGATGGATGATGTGGACATTCACCAG GTGTCTACCAGAGGCCGTCAAAACAAGAAGACCCGCTCTTTAATATCCTGCAACCGTAAAGCTCTGCGTTTGCCAGACAACGTACCAGCAGTTCATCTGCAGTTCACCGAATACTACTTTCCTGACAACCCCAGTTTTTCAG TGCCCACCTCAAACCTGTATGGCCAGCTGAATGGCCTCCAGCTCTGTGTAGACCCAGCCAGCGTGCTGTGGGTCAATCTGTTTTCCCGGGGTTTGCTGCACACCCTGGACCAGGTCAAAGCTTTCTACCATTTGCAAGACAGCAGCAGGGCTGAAGAGCATGTGGACATCCGCATGGATGCAGCTCAGCTCAAG TTAATAATCCCCTTGGATTTTTCCATATTGGACCATCCGGAACGTCCACAGTCGCTCTCTGTTACTGTGCCCCAGATGGTTCTCAGCAACACCCGCCTCTGCCCTCATGGGTCCAGAGCTGACCTCAGTAGCACCATTGACAAGTTCGCCAGCTGCCCTTTCTTCCAGCACACACCTCCATGCCCCTACCCCAGAGACCAGAGTGCCTTCCACCCCATCCCCTCCACCTTCCTCCAGCACTCTCAAGAGACAGCGCCCCAATCTTTGGACAGAAAGCAGCTCCGATCACAGGATGTCTGGTCTCTCAGTCTGTCCCGTGCGACCCTAGGTTTTGATGGAGCTCGGCGATTCCCCAAAAGCAGAACCCAACCTTTTGTTGAGCCCTTTGCGATGTCTGTGTGGATGTGTCAGCCCTCTGCCTTTAAAAATGGATCATCGTCTTCCTCCTCTAGTCCCAGCGGAGCCCGCCAGCCTTCTTCAGAGCAGGACGAGGCTTTGCTTGCCTCTATCCACTTCTTGGCTCACACCATCACTCCAGTGAAGCTGTGGCTCAACCACTACCAGTATGTTGCCCTGCTGAGGATGAAGGATGCCATGGCTCGGTTGGGGGCAGAGTTGGGCAGGGATCTACGAGATGTTAAGCAGGCTCACGGCCAGAAGACAAAACCTGCTACAGTTAGCCTTGCCCTTCTGGTGGACTCTGCAGAACTGGGTCTCCTGTTGCCACCAGTGTGCACAGATCCTGAGGAAGAAATTCCCCACACCCCAGAGACAGACAGCCCCAGCATAACAGACTCTGACATCTCCCCGACTCATCACTCGGCAGTTCTGGAGAACAGTGAGTTAGAAAATGGCATCTCCTCCACCAATACTGTCAATGTGTTTGGTCAGGATGAACAAGATGGGGTGGTGGAGGAGGCATGtgaggctgtggaggaggggttgGAGGGGGATGGTTTGACAACACAGGAGGACACATCTGTCCTCTCCCCTCCACTCTCACCTGGACACTCCCCTGCCCTCTCCCGCAAACCATCCAACTTTAGCCTGGAGGGAGAGCTGTCAAGCGCCATCACTGTCACCAAGGATGTGACCAAAGATGCCATTAGTGCCTCGCTGGACCTGACCAAAGGGGCGTTTTCAATAACAAAGGATGCCTTTAGCATGCTGAGTCGTGGCTCAGGGATGAGCAAATTGTTTAGTCCGCAGGCAAA GGAACAGGTCCAGCGTTCAGAAGAGTCCTCCCCCTCTCTGGCTGCCAGCCTGCGCCACCAATCCATGAAGCAGTCGCCTTCCCAGCATTCCTTTGATAGTGCTATCTTGGATGGCAGCCTGCCTGATGAATATCTCTCTGTGGACAGTGATGTCAGCGACAATTTTGTTGTTCTCATGGACTCAG AATCAGGTATGGAGTCCATGCGCCCCAACAACACTCCTGCAGGCAGTCGAGGCAGCCCGGCCCCAGGGACAGAGGGAGGTTCATTAGCGGACCTCAGCAGCTCTCTGTCCCAAAGCATTGAGGACGTATCTCAGGATATG TCCTCGGTGTTGCTGCTGATCCTGAGTGGAACAGCTTGTACCGTGGAAGTAAAGGGAGAAGACCAAGTTGTGGCGGTAGAAGCCCAGAATCTGAGCCCTGTGCAGCTGGGCAATATCAGGGTGTCAGATTTGCTGGCTGGCCTCATACAAG ccCCAGTCGGACCAGTCCAGAAGCAAGGGACCAGGGGCTCTCCAGTAGTGTGCATGCGAGCAGAAACGGGTCCCTCTGCAGTCAGACACTCTGCTCTAGCTGAGTCTTTGGGCTTCCTGGATATGAGAGTGCAAGACTGCAAGGCGGAGTTGTTAGCCTCCACAGTGGCTAACATTGGTCCGTTTCTGGAAGACGAGTTCAGCACGGACGGTCAGCCAATGAAGTTACACATGAGCAACATCAGCATCATTATGAAG gATGACAGCCCTAAAATCTACCCTACAGCCCCTCAATCTGTCCCAGCCTCATTCATTGTAGATCAGCTGCTCCTCGAGCGCTGTGACGATGGCATCGTGAGGCTCAAAG CTGAAGGTACAGACCCTAAAGCCTCGGCAGGTGTTCCTGTGGCTGGTCCGAACAACCCAAACCATCCCTGCTCTGTTCAACAGCAGAGCCAG AGACAAACCTCGGAGTCCCAGCTCTCTGACGCCCTGGCTGCTCTCACCCAGGCCCTCAGTGACAGAGAACGCCTCCTCCTGGAAGTCAGGAAGCATGACCCCACGTTTACTCTCTGA